The proteins below come from a single uncultured Carboxylicivirga sp. genomic window:
- a CDS encoding Cthe_2314 family HEPN domain-containing protein gives MQHIIELAQIIKREKLVSLSDNEYTYKDLNVLLLSTSSIENRNNAFHRFHKVKNVWDLVNCNNDLKLFTAHLFFYRPLINNPIEEAFFLDGKFNSVYDQTSSDWLYSSFVSCCYEKLYNFWDRIGDSLAYYLNVDIKEEQVNFPKVIDILNKNELLKENIYFNKLLDFKNNEFKEFNKHRKDIVHYYQFETTFRFEHAINSGNKAKIEELWNWKRRMPEYFSEHLKISCEGYYNTYKLINNLP, from the coding sequence ATGCAACATATAATCGAATTAGCACAAATTATAAAAAGAGAAAAACTAGTTAGTCTTTCTGACAACGAATACACTTATAAAGACCTTAATGTTCTTTTATTATCTACATCAAGTATTGAAAATCGGAATAATGCTTTCCATAGATTTCATAAAGTAAAAAATGTCTGGGACCTGGTGAACTGTAATAATGATTTGAAATTATTCACAGCGCATCTATTTTTTTATAGACCGTTAATAAACAATCCCATTGAGGAAGCATTTTTTTTAGATGGAAAGTTTAATTCAGTATATGATCAGACTAGTTCAGATTGGTTATACTCTTCTTTTGTAAGTTGTTGCTATGAGAAATTATATAATTTTTGGGATCGAATCGGTGATTCATTAGCATATTATTTAAATGTAGACATTAAAGAAGAACAAGTAAATTTTCCAAAAGTCATTGATATTCTGAATAAGAATGAATTATTAAAAGAAAACATTTATTTTAATAAACTATTGGATTTCAAAAACAATGAATTCAAAGAGTTTAATAAGCATAGAAAGGATATAGTTCATTATTACCAGTTTGAAACTACTTTTAGATTTGAACACGCAATCAATAGTGGTAATAAAGCTAAGATTGAGGAACTTTGGAATTGGAAAAGAAGGATGCCTGAATACTTTAGTGAGCATTTGAAAATTTCATGTGAAGGTTATTACAATACTTATAAACTAATAAATAACTTGCCCTAA
- a CDS encoding GNAT family N-acetyltransferase, with translation MEQRLTIITLGVTDLIESERFYSKIIGWKKTGQSNENIIFYNLNGFQLALYQIDKLAEDAKMKSINLDFRGFTLAYNLRTENEVDLIFDNLLAKGVEITKKPERASWGGYSGYFADPDKNLWEVAYNPYLQLDKNGNTVDSEKTEISLAELTDLDKILELQKEAYVQEAEIYNDFNIQPLTQNIDLLKLEWQKGIVIKAEKNGQIIGSVRADLVDNICKIGKLIVKPDFQNQGIGKSLMTTIEKLFDNCLIYELFTGDKSEKNLKLYRKLGYKDYKTEQIDNNLKLVYLQKQNNVIA, from the coding sequence ATGGAACAAAGATTAACGATAATTACACTTGGTGTTACTGACCTGATTGAATCTGAAAGATTTTACTCTAAAATAATTGGTTGGAAAAAGACAGGGCAGAGCAATGAGAATATAATCTTTTATAATCTAAACGGATTTCAATTAGCTCTCTATCAGATTGACAAACTTGCAGAAGATGCGAAAATGAAAAGCATCAATCTTGATTTCAGAGGATTCACTTTAGCTTATAATTTGAGGACTGAAAATGAAGTTGATTTAATATTTGACAATCTATTGGCAAAAGGTGTTGAGATAACTAAGAAACCTGAAAGAGCATCTTGGGGTGGATACAGTGGATACTTTGCCGACCCTGATAAGAATTTGTGGGAAGTTGCTTATAATCCGTATTTACAACTTGATAAAAATGGTAATACAGTTGATTCCGAAAAGACTGAAATAAGTCTTGCAGAACTGACCGATTTAGACAAAATACTTGAATTGCAAAAAGAAGCATACGTTCAAGAAGCTGAAATATACAATGATTTCAATATACAGCCATTGACTCAAAATATTGATTTATTAAAATTGGAGTGGCAAAAAGGAATTGTGATTAAAGCAGAAAAAAACGGACAGATTATTGGTTCCGTGAGAGCTGATTTAGTGGATAATATCTGCAAAATAGGCAAGCTAATTGTTAAACCTGACTTTCAAAATCAAGGAATAGGAAAAAGTCTAATGACAACGATAGAAAAGCTATTTGATAATTGTTTGATTTATGAATTGTTTACCGGCGATAAAAGTGAGAAAAATTTAAAACTTTATCGAAAATTGGGATATAAAGATTATAAAACAGAACAGATTGACAATAATTTGAAATTGGTATATTTACAAAAACAGAATAATGTCATTGCCTAA
- a CDS encoding OmpA family protein: MRKFYVSHLIALSVIFTWFDSFAQVENMVLNPSFEIYDECPQGYTHMNNSHSLIPDWTYPTATTPDYFNECGLGEVKVPDNFAGYSKAKSGKGYAGAILSGTNRNFREYIQGTLNGPMFPGQKYCVSFWYKLASGSKFAIDQLSMHFTTSEVISNNSSFLSLSPDLSNKEGLFLDNTDEWNQFCQVYTAKGGEQNFIVGNFSNYDNTNYVATGRDTKNKKGKAYAYYFFDDFEIRPLVNCNMCACVPKDLKAVVVDSTYTGGQNPITGQIDKIIDDGIISIEISGGEAPYDIEWSNGTINAQKIENLKAGTYTYYVNDHNNCHTEGTVVFKEPVLPNDAFIEGLRNIEEGGALILNNIFFETAKSTLLPASFEELDKVVNFLKEGTVSLIEISGHTDDVGSDQLNQRLSQQRAESVVRYLVSKGISPQKIKAAGYGESRFLDTNKTEVGRSKNRRVEFTVLKK; encoded by the coding sequence ATGAGAAAATTCTACGTATCACATCTTATTGCATTAAGTGTAATTTTCACATGGTTTGATTCATTTGCGCAAGTTGAAAACATGGTTCTAAACCCTAGTTTTGAGATATATGATGAATGTCCTCAAGGCTACACCCACATGAACAACTCTCATTCATTAATTCCAGATTGGACTTATCCAACGGCTACTACTCCCGATTATTTTAACGAGTGTGGTTTAGGTGAAGTAAAAGTACCAGATAATTTTGCAGGATACAGTAAGGCTAAATCCGGTAAAGGATACGCAGGTGCTATTTTAAGCGGAACTAATCGTAATTTCAGAGAATATATCCAGGGTACATTAAATGGTCCTATGTTTCCTGGACAGAAATACTGCGTTTCATTTTGGTACAAACTAGCATCGGGAAGTAAATTTGCCATTGATCAGTTGAGCATGCATTTTACCACTTCAGAAGTAATTAGTAACAACAGTTCGTTTTTAAGTTTATCACCCGATTTATCAAACAAAGAAGGCTTGTTTTTAGACAATACAGATGAATGGAACCAGTTTTGTCAGGTATACACTGCTAAAGGTGGTGAGCAAAACTTTATTGTAGGTAACTTTAGTAATTATGACAATACAAACTATGTAGCTACAGGCCGAGATACTAAAAATAAAAAAGGCAAAGCATATGCATATTACTTTTTCGACGATTTTGAAATTCGTCCGCTAGTTAATTGTAATATGTGTGCATGCGTTCCCAAAGACTTAAAAGCTGTAGTGGTTGATTCCACATATACCGGTGGTCAAAATCCTATTACAGGCCAGATAGATAAAATCATAGATGATGGTATCATTAGCATAGAAATATCTGGTGGAGAAGCTCCTTATGATATTGAATGGAGTAACGGAACAATAAATGCACAAAAAATTGAGAACTTAAAAGCAGGTACATATACTTACTATGTAAATGACCATAACAATTGCCATACGGAAGGTACTGTTGTTTTTAAAGAACCCGTACTTCCCAACGACGCATTTATCGAGGGATTGAGAAATATTGAAGAAGGAGGTGCTCTTATTTTAAATAATATCTTCTTTGAAACTGCTAAAAGTACACTTTTACCTGCTTCTTTTGAAGAACTTGATAAAGTTGTCAATTTTTTAAAAGAAGGTACAGTTAGTTTAATTGAAATAAGCGGCCACACTGATGATGTCGGTTCTGATCAATTAAATCAACGCTTAAGTCAACAACGAGCTGAATCTGTAGTTCGATATCTTGTTAGTAAGGGAATCAGTCCTCAAAAAATAAAGGCTGCCGGGTATGGTGAATCCCGGTTTTTAGATACCAATAAAACCGAAGTTGGCCGATCAAAAAATCGTCGCGTGGAATTTACTGTACTGAAAAAATAA
- a CDS encoding YCF48-related protein, which yields MKTKLPVLLYFFTISIILFGQDDWELLNPTPTINSGVNIHFVTDEIGYIITNKEILKTTDSGENWSISQEISSANDLNFHNSSGFIVGNSGYVIKSIDNGNTWNPISMETNDNYNSVNVINEDTILISSSNKIVSSYDGGNNWQSHDITGYSVNKTFFINSKIGHAACNSGKILKTIDGGLNWYVTESVSYFPSDFFTIYFINSEVGFASREHNDILKTVDGGETWSEIDNTSDAIYSFYFIDELNGYISGDHGVIFKTTNGGTSWEWAGFQSGRIYGTTIYAIHFIDNNVGFAVGLRGRILKTVDGGQTWNEYSPMYNDVKQMDFVTAEIGYALVGDELFKSIDGGENWENLGAPIPYGKTQRFSFISELIGFCTAGGKPGTSMDSKVLMKTTDGGHTWHSALPEDLIIHGSLYAVDFVNEDFGIVGTGGSAIFRVTGNNENWETISTDRFGQIQLIDEKVGYARRIRNYYNRIYKTIDGGLTWTNVFEIDEDINWFHFVDKDCGYFVGDNALIYKTLDGGSTWTELNIPYEYYEYVRFYNRNIGYILDEDGKLYKTENAGATWELETSIYGMSGIEIIDDNIYQYGSNGKILRSKISYSPAVVSSNEAEVISNREVQFSGNVTSNSVDIENIVFEYGINSLNQSVSAISGNINGGESVNVSATINGLESETSYMFRLKGTCNGVSYSSEIKSFTTLPEYTMAMNYYNNVSYNGAELSANVVSNENDISDIVFIYGTNEAFNLSVEAMPGIVSEGSNVNVEGQLTDLEPETVYQARLKAIHKGVEIESKPISFTTAKEYEFDMYALNVSDKTVNMNAYVRANKDTIKNIVLEYGTSQEYNRFVSANPNEVIKGGYRYIEANIGNLSLDSIYFCRLRGEMQGDFIYSREDIINMTGDIVMYPLDFNQTSDSGIILSSLINTGGQYISNINFHYGLSEDADKTTLASPYYVYGSKTRQVSAALSSLEPGATYYYKISGCDGDGQLHESELFTFKLEYNVGIDSNIIHQVKVYPNPTNGMVFFETESVIQQIQIFDSYGSLVYAKKASNQLDISHLVAGIFIVKVFVDDEVIIRKIIKE from the coding sequence ATGAAAACAAAATTACCAGTATTACTATATTTCTTTACAATTTCAATTATTCTATTTGGTCAAGATGACTGGGAATTGTTAAATCCTACTCCAACAATAAATTCTGGAGTTAACATTCATTTTGTGACAGATGAAATTGGATATATAATTACAAATAAAGAAATATTAAAAACCACTGATTCTGGTGAAAACTGGTCAATTTCACAAGAAATATCAAGTGCTAATGATTTGAATTTTCACAACTCCTCGGGTTTTATTGTTGGCAATTCTGGGTATGTTATAAAATCTATCGATAATGGTAATACTTGGAACCCAATTAGTATGGAAACAAATGATAATTATAATAGTGTCAATGTGATTAATGAGGACACGATTTTGATTTCAAGTTCCAATAAAATTGTAAGTTCATACGATGGAGGAAACAATTGGCAAAGCCATGATATAACAGGATATTCAGTGAACAAAACCTTCTTTATAAATTCTAAAATAGGGCATGCAGCATGTAATTCAGGTAAAATATTAAAAACAATTGATGGAGGATTGAATTGGTATGTAACTGAATCGGTTAGTTACTTTCCTTCAGATTTTTTTACTATTTATTTTATTAATAGTGAGGTTGGTTTTGCCTCACGTGAGCACAATGATATACTTAAGACAGTTGATGGTGGTGAAACTTGGAGTGAAATTGATAACACATCAGATGCTATCTATTCTTTTTATTTTATTGATGAATTAAATGGATATATTTCTGGTGACCACGGAGTTATCTTCAAAACTACAAATGGGGGAACTTCTTGGGAATGGGCGGGATTTCAATCAGGTAGAATTTATGGTACAACTATTTATGCAATACATTTCATTGATAACAATGTTGGTTTTGCAGTTGGTTTGAGAGGTAGAATACTAAAAACAGTTGATGGAGGACAAACCTGGAACGAATACTCGCCTATGTACAATGATGTTAAACAAATGGATTTTGTGACTGCTGAAATTGGATATGCATTGGTTGGCGACGAACTATTTAAATCAATAGATGGAGGCGAAAATTGGGAGAATCTGGGTGCCCCAATTCCTTATGGTAAAACACAGCGTTTTTCTTTTATTTCTGAGTTAATAGGTTTTTGTACTGCCGGCGGCAAACCCGGCACATCGATGGATAGTAAGGTGTTAATGAAAACCACTGACGGGGGGCACACATGGCATAGTGCACTTCCAGAAGATCTTATTATTCACGGAAGTTTATATGCTGTTGACTTTGTAAATGAAGATTTTGGTATTGTAGGCACCGGTGGTTCTGCAATATTTAGGGTGACTGGTAATAACGAAAATTGGGAGACCATAAGCACAGACAGGTTTGGGCAAATTCAGTTAATTGATGAGAAGGTTGGCTATGCGCGTAGAATACGTAATTACTACAACCGAATTTATAAAACAATTGATGGAGGTCTTACCTGGACAAACGTTTTTGAAATTGATGAGGATATTAATTGGTTTCATTTTGTAGATAAGGATTGCGGATATTTTGTTGGTGATAATGCATTAATATATAAAACATTAGACGGAGGAAGCACATGGACAGAGTTAAATATTCCATACGAATATTATGAGTATGTCAGGTTTTACAATCGCAATATAGGCTATATCCTTGATGAGGATGGAAAGTTATACAAAACCGAAAATGCCGGAGCCACCTGGGAACTTGAAACTTCTATTTATGGTATGTCGGGCATTGAAATTATTGACGATAACATATATCAGTATGGAAGTAATGGAAAAATACTTCGGTCAAAAATTAGTTATAGCCCTGCAGTAGTAAGCTCAAATGAGGCAGAGGTAATATCAAACAGAGAAGTACAGTTTTCAGGTAACGTAACTTCAAACAGCGTTGATATTGAGAATATTGTATTTGAATATGGTATTAATTCCCTTAATCAATCTGTCAGTGCAATTTCAGGTAATATCAATGGCGGCGAATCTGTAAATGTAAGCGCCACGATTAATGGTTTAGAGTCTGAAACGTCATATATGTTCCGACTTAAAGGAACGTGTAACGGTGTATCATATAGCAGCGAAATAAAATCTTTTACCACATTGCCAGAGTATACTATGGCAATGAATTATTACAACAATGTTAGTTATAATGGGGCCGAATTGTCGGCTAATGTTGTATCAAATGAAAATGATATAAGCGATATCGTGTTTATTTATGGCACCAATGAAGCATTCAATTTAAGTGTGGAAGCAATGCCGGGTATAGTTTCTGAAGGATCTAATGTGAATGTAGAAGGACAACTTACCGACCTTGAGCCAGAAACGGTTTATCAGGCCAGGTTAAAGGCTATTCATAAGGGTGTTGAAATTGAAAGTAAGCCCATCAGCTTTACAACAGCAAAAGAGTACGAGTTTGATATGTATGCTTTAAATGTATCTGACAAAACTGTTAATATGAATGCCTATGTTAGAGCGAATAAGGACACGATTAAAAATATTGTATTAGAGTATGGTACATCACAAGAATACAATCGATTTGTGTCGGCTAATCCAAATGAGGTTATAAAAGGTGGGTATAGATACATTGAGGCGAACATTGGTAATTTAAGTTTAGACTCAATTTACTTCTGTCGATTAAGAGGTGAAATGCAAGGAGATTTCATTTATAGCAGGGAAGATATCATCAATATGACGGGAGACATTGTTATGTATCCTTTAGATTTTAATCAAACCTCTGATAGTGGTATCATACTTAGCTCTTTAATTAATACTGGCGGGCAATACATATCAAATATCAACTTTCATTATGGGCTTTCTGAAGATGCAGATAAAACAACTTTGGCTAGTCCTTATTACGTTTATGGCAGTAAAACAAGGCAGGTAAGTGCTGCACTTAGTTCTTTAGAGCCTGGTGCTACTTATTATTATAAAATTTCAGGTTGTGATGGCGATGGACAACTGCATGAATCAGAGTTATTTACTTTTAAACTTGAGTACAATGTTGGTATTGACTCCAATATTATTCATCAGGTGAAGGTTTATCCGAATCCAACAAATGGGATGGTATTTTTCGAGACGGAATCGGTCATACAACAGATACAAATATTTGATTCATACGGAAGCCTAGTGTATGCCAAAAAAGCTAGTAATCAACTTGATATATCTCATTTGGTTGCTGGTATTTTTATTGTAAAGGTATTTGTAGATGACGAAGTTATAATTCGAAAAATAATTAAGGAATAA
- a CDS encoding alpha/beta fold hydrolase, translating to MKKSKIRLLLFLVIAFIIAVGLFDYFGTRLIVDINGGIYSFKNRKNSFGTPEDFGLNSEKLSLETEDDIQLKCLLVNANTSEEKGTIILLHGIRGRKEHFYQLSKQLADSGYNSVLVDLRAHGESSGSYCTYGFKEKYDIKRVVEYLKSRKDVNNNIGIWGQSLGAAIALQSMGICQEIKFGIIESTFSDFKDIVHDYFKFYLGFDIPILSEYLIYRSKNVADFNPEEVKPCVSCTNITQPIIIAHGDIDDRIKIEYGRLNFKNVASLDKQFIEVKNANHVNLWQVGGDKYKSQIFKFLERHAKK from the coding sequence ATGAAAAAATCAAAGATTAGATTATTATTATTCCTTGTAATTGCTTTTATAATTGCTGTTGGTTTGTTCGACTATTTTGGAACAAGACTGATTGTTGACATTAATGGAGGAATCTATTCTTTTAAGAACAGAAAGAATTCTTTTGGAACACCTGAAGACTTTGGTTTGAATAGTGAAAAGTTATCGCTTGAGACAGAAGATGACATTCAATTGAAATGTTTGCTTGTTAATGCAAATACAAGTGAAGAAAAAGGAACAATTATTTTACTTCATGGAATAAGAGGGCGAAAAGAACATTTTTATCAACTATCAAAACAATTAGCAGATAGTGGTTATAATTCTGTTCTTGTAGATTTGAGAGCTCATGGAGAAAGTAGCGGTTCTTATTGTACATATGGATTCAAAGAAAAATATGACATTAAAAGAGTTGTAGAGTATTTGAAGAGTAGGAAGGATGTAAATAATAATATTGGAATTTGGGGACAATCTTTGGGGGCTGCCATAGCATTGCAATCAATGGGTATTTGTCAGGAAATAAAGTTTGGCATTATTGAAAGTACTTTTTCTGATTTTAAAGACATCGTTCATGATTATTTCAAATTCTATTTAGGTTTTGATATTCCGATACTATCAGAATATTTAATTTATAGGTCTAAAAATGTTGCGGACTTTAATCCTGAGGAAGTAAAACCATGTGTTTCTTGTACTAATATTACTCAGCCGATTATTATAGCTCATGGAGATATTGATGATAGAATTAAGATAGAATATGGTAGGTTAAATTTTAAAAATGTTGCAAGTCTTGATAAGCAGTTTATTGAAGTTAAGAATGCAAATCATGTAAATTTATGGCAAGTGGGAGGTGATAAATATAAAAGCCAAATCTTTAAGTTTTTGGAGAGGCATGCAAAAAAGTAA
- a CDS encoding tyrosine-type recombinase/integrase, with the protein MALHFNCCPTQLEEDQVLDYLHFLQQQSRKPSSSYLKHTVYGLRLAYKVTGVPSKQVFLPKMKLPKKLPVVLSQTEVRRLIKAAPLLKHQLIIGLIYGCGLRRFELINLQIKDADLDRCMLYIREGKGRKDRYVPLGWLLVKGLKKYLAAEKPYRWLFNGRGPDGNLQQYSPTGVQWAIRQAAKKAGIQKQVTSHVLRHTYATHLLEMGLDIMTLKDLLGHVDIKTTLVYLHVAQLNKERAFSPLDWLYKKPRL; encoded by the coding sequence ATGGCTTTGCATTTCAACTGTTGTCCCACCCAACTGGAAGAAGACCAGGTTCTGGATTATCTTCATTTCCTACAACAACAGAGTCGAAAACCATCCTCCTCTTATTTGAAACATACCGTTTACGGTCTTCGTTTGGCGTACAAGGTAACCGGTGTTCCTTCTAAACAAGTCTTTTTACCAAAAATGAAGTTACCCAAAAAACTTCCGGTTGTATTAAGTCAAACAGAGGTGAGACGTTTGATCAAAGCCGCTCCATTACTAAAACATCAGTTGATTATCGGACTTATTTATGGCTGCGGACTGCGACGTTTCGAATTAATCAACCTACAGATAAAAGATGCCGATCTGGATCGTTGTATGCTCTACATTCGTGAAGGAAAAGGGCGCAAAGACCGTTATGTCCCCCTTGGATGGCTATTGGTTAAAGGACTGAAAAAATACCTTGCTGCAGAAAAACCCTATCGCTGGCTTTTCAACGGAAGAGGACCCGACGGAAACCTACAACAGTATTCACCCACCGGTGTACAATGGGCCATTCGTCAAGCAGCTAAAAAAGCCGGTATTCAAAAACAAGTTACCTCCCATGTTTTACGCCATACCTACGCCACTCATCTGCTGGAAATGGGGTTGGATATTATGACGCTGAAAGATCTGCTGGGGCATGTCGATATTAAAACAACCTTAGTTTACCTGCACGTGGCGCAACTGAATAAAGAACGAGCCTTTTCGCCTTTGGATTGGCTATATAAGAAACCTCGATTATGA
- a CDS encoding GNAT family N-acetyltransferase, protein MIRSLLLSDKEAVFEYRSDKETNKYQGWIPDTIRDVELFIAKIAKEINQPETWFQCVMIEKKSEKIIGDVGIHFMGEENLQVELGCTLNKNFQSKGYATEAVEAVMDYLFNQLDKHRIIASIDPENSNSIKLVERIGFRKEAHFVKSLFINGKWVDDVVYAIIQNDWIERKKESVAAEFPTLTSNRFVLRQFTKYDLQNVYNGLSNPEVIKYYGISFETMEATKEQIAWFSNLVKNQTGIWWAICDKKDQTFLGAGGLNNWQKANRKAEVGFWLLPQNWGKGIMKEVMPLICEYGFTSMQLHRIEGYVETENSKCKGALQKLDFEWEGTLRDCEIKNGKYISIDVYASMNNMKER, encoded by the coding sequence ATGATAAGGTCCCTGTTACTTAGCGACAAAGAAGCCGTATTTGAGTATCGATCAGATAAAGAAACCAATAAATACCAAGGGTGGATACCCGATACAATTAGGGATGTTGAACTTTTTATTGCAAAAATAGCAAAGGAGATTAATCAACCCGAAACATGGTTTCAATGTGTGATGATCGAAAAAAAATCGGAGAAAATAATAGGGGATGTGGGTATCCATTTTATGGGCGAAGAGAACTTACAAGTAGAGTTGGGCTGTACCCTCAATAAGAATTTTCAGAGTAAAGGATATGCTACCGAAGCGGTTGAAGCTGTAATGGATTATTTATTTAATCAATTAGATAAGCACAGGATTATCGCATCCATCGATCCCGAAAATAGTAATTCGATTAAGTTGGTTGAAAGAATTGGTTTTCGTAAAGAAGCGCACTTTGTTAAAAGCTTATTTATAAATGGCAAATGGGTAGATGATGTTGTTTATGCTATTATCCAAAACGATTGGATCGAGCGGAAAAAAGAATCAGTAGCTGCAGAATTTCCTACGTTAACAAGTAATCGCTTTGTTTTAAGGCAGTTTACCAAATACGACTTGCAAAATGTATATAATGGCTTATCAAATCCCGAGGTAATAAAATATTATGGTATAAGCTTTGAGACCATGGAAGCTACCAAAGAGCAAATTGCCTGGTTTAGTAATTTAGTAAAGAACCAAACCGGAATATGGTGGGCCATTTGTGATAAAAAAGACCAAACATTTTTAGGAGCTGGCGGATTAAACAATTGGCAAAAAGCAAACCGGAAAGCTGAAGTTGGATTTTGGTTATTACCTCAAAATTGGGGAAAAGGAATAATGAAAGAAGTGATGCCTTTAATTTGTGAGTATGGATTTACAAGTATGCAGCTGCATAGAATTGAAGGATATGTCGAAACCGAAAACTCGAAGTGTAAAGGTGCACTGCAAAAGCTTGATTTTGAATGGGAGGGTACTCTTAGAGATTGTGAAATAAAAAATGGAAAGTATATAAGTATCGATGTATATGCCTCAATGAATAACATGAAGGAGAGATAA